Proteins encoded in a region of the Ziziphus jujuba cultivar Dongzao chromosome 3, ASM3175591v1 genome:
- the LOC125423480 gene encoding BON1-associated protein 2, with protein MAASTSRTIEVTVLSGEDLRMDRKPIKKNSFVVVRTENGDFRSTETDKEGSSFPIWKEKLVLDLPAHARALTLEVHCKTSSGSKVVGTAMVPVSDFVGGYVPESYLHFLSYRLRDRRGEKNGIINISVRMKVHGGGEYGCSSSCSVAAAASETIGVPVGETGFGGGFVTGVPVWCAYPSRHF; from the coding sequence ATGGCGGCTTCCACATCTCGAACAATCGAAGTCACGGTGTTGTCCGGCGAAGACCTACGCATGGACAGAAAACCCATCAAGAAAAACTCCTTCGTTGTTGTCCGAACAGAAAACGGAGACTTCCGGAGCACCGAAACCGATAAAGAAGGCAGTAGCTTCCCGATATGGAAGGAGAAGCTCGTACTTGACTTGCCGGCTCATGCAAGAGCTTTGACATTGGAGGTTCACTGCAAGACTTCGTCCGGGAGCAAAGTTGTCGGGACTGCGATGGTTCCCGTATCGGATTTCGTCGGTGGTTACGTGCCGGAGAGTTACTTGCATTTCCTGAGCTATAGGTTGAGGGATCGCAGAGGTGAGAAGAATGGGATAATCAACATTTCCGTGAGAATGAAGGTGCATGGTGGTGGAGAATATGGTTGTTCTTCGTCTTGTTCGGTGGCTGCGGCTGCATCAGAGACGATCGGAGTTCCGGTTGGAGAGACTGGTTTTGGTGGTGGGTTTGTGACTGGGGTTCCAGTTTGGTGTGCTTATCCTTCTCGACATTTTTGA